The Amycolatopsis mongoliensis genome includes a window with the following:
- a CDS encoding glycoside hydrolase family 31 protein: MITSEDGRSLEVTVRHEVLRVEPWGDGSLRVRAGRHRILDDVPGALLPAKPSSATAETDGRCGKLVNGALTAIVEIADTDTGIDAQLRFVRTGTGEELLSEQRAHFWWPGARLFMPSRNGYGRLEQRFTAYEGERIYGLGQHTHGRLDQKGLVLDLVQRNAEVSVPFLLSSRGYGFLWNNPAVGRVELAANGTRWVADDARQLDYWITTGDGPREILGHYADATGYAPMLPEWAAGFWQSKLRYRTQEELLSVAREYHSRGLPLSVIVADFFHWTHLGDWKFDPAEWPDPAGLVRELDELGVKLMVSVWPSVSPLSSNYRELHEKGLLVAAENGVPAHAPWKDKGFGTEMPVAFYDATNPAARRFVWSKVKENYYDLGVRAWWLDGDEPEIQPGHPHNLGFHAGPGSEVFNLYPQANAQTFHDGIRGEGDDEVVLLSRSAWAGSQRFGAALWSGDVPATWASLRVQVRAGLNVALAGIPWWTTDIGGFHGGDPDSPEYRELMVRWFQYGVFCPLFRLHGFRDPRPPFGPEMTGGPNEAWSYGAPAYEAISESLRLRERLRPYLTAQMRVAHEQGIPPMRPLFVDFPGDAASWEVDDEFLLGPDVLVAPVLEPGATSRRVYLPAGAAWTDAVTGARHEGGITVEAAAPAERIPVFLRDDAEVPIRSTQ; this comes from the coding sequence GTGATCACGTCCGAAGACGGCCGCTCGCTCGAAGTCACCGTGCGGCACGAGGTCCTGCGCGTCGAGCCGTGGGGCGACGGCAGCCTGCGCGTGCGCGCCGGCCGGCACCGCATCCTCGACGACGTGCCCGGGGCGCTGCTGCCCGCGAAGCCGTCGTCCGCCACCGCGGAGACGGACGGGCGGTGCGGCAAGCTCGTCAACGGCGCGCTCACCGCGATCGTCGAGATCGCCGACACCGACACCGGGATCGACGCGCAGCTGCGGTTCGTCCGGACCGGCACCGGCGAAGAGCTGCTTTCCGAGCAGCGCGCGCACTTCTGGTGGCCCGGAGCACGGCTGTTCATGCCGTCGCGCAACGGGTACGGCCGCCTCGAGCAGCGGTTCACCGCCTACGAGGGCGAGCGGATCTACGGTCTCGGCCAGCACACGCACGGGCGGCTCGACCAGAAGGGCCTCGTGCTGGACCTGGTGCAGCGCAACGCCGAGGTGTCGGTGCCGTTCCTGCTGTCCAGCCGCGGTTACGGGTTCCTCTGGAACAACCCCGCGGTCGGGCGGGTGGAGCTGGCCGCCAACGGCACCCGCTGGGTCGCCGACGACGCCCGCCAGCTCGACTACTGGATCACCACCGGCGACGGCCCGCGGGAGATCCTCGGCCACTACGCCGACGCGACCGGCTACGCACCGATGCTGCCGGAGTGGGCGGCCGGGTTCTGGCAGTCGAAACTGCGCTACCGCACCCAAGAGGAGCTTCTCTCCGTGGCTCGCGAGTACCACTCGCGCGGGCTGCCGCTGTCGGTGATCGTGGCGGACTTCTTCCACTGGACCCACCTCGGCGACTGGAAGTTCGACCCCGCCGAGTGGCCGGACCCGGCCGGGCTGGTGCGGGAGCTCGACGAGCTGGGCGTCAAGCTGATGGTCTCGGTGTGGCCGTCGGTGAGCCCGTTGTCCTCGAACTACCGGGAACTGCACGAGAAGGGGCTCCTGGTCGCGGCCGAGAACGGCGTCCCGGCACACGCGCCGTGGAAGGACAAGGGGTTCGGCACCGAGATGCCGGTGGCGTTCTACGACGCGACGAACCCGGCGGCGCGGCGGTTCGTCTGGAGCAAGGTCAAGGAGAACTACTACGACCTCGGTGTGCGCGCGTGGTGGCTGGACGGCGACGAGCCGGAGATCCAGCCCGGCCACCCGCACAACCTCGGCTTCCACGCCGGCCCGGGCTCGGAGGTGTTCAACCTCTACCCGCAGGCGAACGCGCAGACGTTCCACGACGGCATCCGCGGCGAAGGCGACGACGAGGTCGTGCTGCTCAGCCGCTCGGCGTGGGCGGGCAGCCAGCGGTTCGGCGCCGCGCTCTGGTCGGGCGACGTCCCGGCGACGTGGGCGTCGCTGCGGGTGCAGGTCAGGGCGGGGCTGAACGTGGCGCTGGCCGGGATCCCCTGGTGGACCACGGACATCGGCGGCTTCCACGGTGGTGACCCGGACTCGCCGGAGTACCGCGAGCTGATGGTGCGGTGGTTCCAGTACGGGGTGTTCTGCCCGCTGTTCCGCCTGCACGGCTTCCGCGACCCGCGGCCGCCGTTCGGTCCGGAGATGACCGGCGGGCCCAACGAAGCCTGGTCCTACGGCGCTCCGGCGTACGAAGCGATTTCGGAGTCCCTGCGGCTGCGCGAGCGGCTGCGGCCGTACTTGACGGCCCAGATGCGGGTGGCGCACGAGCAGGGCATCCCCCCGATGCGGCCGCTGTTCGTCGACTTCCCCGGGGACGCCGCTTCGTGGGAGGTCGACGACGAGTTCCTGCTGGGGCCGGACGTGCTGGTCGCGCCGGTGCTCGAGCCGGGAGCCACGTCCCGGCGGGTGTACCTGCCCGCGGGTGCGGCGTGGACGGACGCGGTCACCGGCGCGCGCCACGAGGGCGGGATCACGGTCGAGGCGGCGGCCCCGGCCGAGCGGATCCCGGTCTTCCTGCGCGACGACGCCGAGGTCCCGATCCGGTCGACGCAGTGA